The Amycolatopsis umgeniensis DNA segment GGGCTGCGCGCGACGATGCCCGGTCTCGCGTCCGCGGTGGACCGCGGCGCGCGTTCGCTCACCGAAGGCGCCGCCTCGCTCATGCCCGCGTCGCCGAGCACGGCGCCGGTTTTCGGGACCCTGCTGGGCGGGCTCGGCACGCTGATCCAGCGGCTCGCGGAGCTGTCGCGCGCCGAGATCCGGACCGGGACCACGGTGACGGCGCTCGAGCGCACCGCCACCGGCTGGAAGGTCGACGACCTCGAAACCGATTCCGTTCTCCTCGCCGTCCCGGCGCCTTCGGCACGACGGCTGCTGGACGGCGTCGCCGGAGTGGCGTCGTCGGCGTTCGCGGAGGTCGAGCTGGCGTCGATGGCGGTGATCGCGCTCGCGCTGCCGCCCGGCACCGAGCTGCCGGAGTCGTCCGGGGTGCTGATCGGGGCCGGTGAACGGGACGCGGCCGGGAAACCGTTCGCGGCCAAGGCGTTCACCTTCTCCGCGCGCAAGTGGGCGCAGTACGGCGACGGTCCGGTGCTGGTGCGCGGCTCGGTCGGCCGCTTCGGTGAACCGGGCGCGCTGCACGCCGACGACGACGAACTCGTCCGCGTGGTCCGCGACGATCTGGCCCGGCTGACCGGTGTCACCACGGCGCCGATCGAGACGCTGGTGACGCGATGGGGCGGCGGGCTCCCGCAGTACGGCACCGGTCACCTCGAACTCGTCGAGCGGATCGAACGCGCCGTCGCGCAGGTCCCGGGGCTCGCCGTGGCGGGTGCGACGCTGCACGGCGTCGGGCTCCCGGCCTGCATCGCCACCGCCGACGCGGCCGCCCGCCGCATCGCCGGGATCACACCGACCCACGAGGGCTCCTGAGCACCGGCAGTGCCAAGATGGCGGTATGGCGCGGCTGAACTACAACGAGCTCAATGACACCATCCGCTACACCGCCTGGTCGGTCTTCCGGGCCGAGCAGGGCAAGCTCGGCGAGGACCGCGAGAAGGCGACCGCGGAGACCACCGAGTACCTCGACGCGCTGGAGGCCAAGGGCGTCGTCGTCCGCGGTCTCTACGACCTTTCGGGGCTGCGGGCCGACGCCGACTACATGGTCTGGTGGCACGCCGAGGAGATCGAGCAGGTCCAGGCGGCGTACAGCGGTTTCCGGCACACCCCGCTCGGCCGCGCCTCGGTTCCGGTGTGGAGCCAGGTCGCGCTGCACCGCCCGGCGGAGTTCAACAAGAGCCACATCCCGGCGTTCCTCGCCGGTGAAGAGGCCCGCAAGTTCATCTGCGTCTATCCGTTCGTGCGCTCCTACGAGTGGTACCTGCTGCCGGACGACGAGCGCCGCAAGATGCTCGCCGACCACGGCAAGGAGGCCCGTGACTACCCGGACGTCCGCGCCAACACGGTCGCGTCGTTCGCGCTGGGCGACTACGAGTGGATCCTGGCCTTCGAGGCCGACGAACTGCACCGCATCGTCGACCTGATGCGCCACCTGCGCGGCACCGAGGCCCGCCTCCACGTGCGCGAGGAGATCCCGTTCTACACCGGGACCAAGGTGGAACCCGCCGAGCTGATCACCCTGCTGCCGTAGTGAACGCTTCAGTGGACTCCCGCGTCTGGACCACGCTCACCGGCGACACCCTCGCCGAAGACGCCGTCGAGGTGACCGGCCCCGAGTCCGTGCTGCCCGGGACCTTCCGGGTCGAGGAGGCGGCGACGACGAGTATCGCCGCCGCCACCCTGGCGGCCGGGGAACTGTTGCGGCTGCGGGGAATCGAGCCGGGCAAGGTCTCGGTCGACACCCGGCACGCGGCGGCGTCGTTCCACAGCGAGCAGTACATCCGGGTCGACGGGGAACCGGTGCCGTTCAGCGCGCCGCTGTCCGGCGACTACCGCGCGAACGACGGCTGGGTGCGGTTGCACTGCAACTACCCGCGCCACGTCGCCGCCGTGTGCTGGGGTCTCGGCGTGCCCGCGACCCGCGAGGCGTTCGAGAAGGTCGTGGCGGCCAAGTCGAAGTTCGAGGTCGAGTCGGCGGTGGTCGGCGCCGGCGGCGCGGCGGCCGTACTGCGCTCGCGCGAGGAATGGCTGGCGCACAAGCAAGGACAGGCGTCGTCCGCCTTGCCGATCGCGGAGATCCGGACACTCGGACCTTCGGACCCCGTGCGGCTGTTCGCATCGGACCGCCCGCTGGGCGGGGTGCGGATCCTCGACCTGACCCACGTCATCGCCGGACCGGTGGCGGGCCGCGTGCTCGCCGCGCACGGCGCCACCGTCATGCACATCGGATCGGACCGGTTGCCGACAGTGCCGCCGCTGGCCGTCGACACCGGGATGGGCAAGCTCTCGGCGTACGTCGACCTGGAGACCGAAGCCGGGCGCTCGCGGCTGCGCAAGCTGATCGCCCGCGCCGATGTCGTACTGCAGGGTTTCCGGCCGGGATCGCTGGTGGCCAAGGGTTTCTCGCCGGAGGCGCTCGCCGAGCTCAGGCCGGGGATCGTGGTCGCGGACCTGTCCGCCTACGGCTGGGAAGGTCCGTGGGCACGCAGGCGAGGATTCGACAGCCTGGTCCAGATGGCGTCGGGGATCGCCGACGAAGGCGGCAAGACCGCCGGGATCGACGGTCCCGGACCGCTTCCGGTGCAGGCGCTCGACCACGCGACCGGCTGGCTCACCGCGGCGGCGATCATGACGGCCGTCCGCCGGGCGGTCACCGAAGGCGGCAGCCAGCACGTCCGCACCTCGCTCGCCGGAACGGGCGAGTGGCTGAACTCGTTGGGCCGCAAGGAATCCGGACCTGCCGAATTCGACGGCTCCGAATGGCTGGAAGACGCGGACAGCCCGCTGGGCCTGCTCACCCGGGTCAAGATGGCGGGCACGCTGCCGGGCGCGAATCCCTTCTGGGTGGAGGGGACGCGCGTATCCGGAAGCGACCGGGCCGTCTGGTGATCCGCATTTAGAGGACTAAACGCGGTGGCCCTGCGGTGTCAGCGGCTGATGGGCTGAAAGACACGTTGCGAAAGCCACGTTCGCAACGTTGAAGGTTGCGAACGTGGCTTTCGCAACACCTGCCCTTGAGACCGACAGCGAGGGACACCACGAGCACCGCATTCAGAGGACTAACCGCGGTGTAGCCACCTCGCCAAACGCCCCTTCGGCTTCGGGACTTCACCGCGTTCCACGAGCCACCCGCCGAACGCGTCCGCGTAGGCCCGCGCGCGGATCGCGTCGGTCTTCGGGTGTGCCGTCCCGTACTCGCGGAACAGCGCGGCGAAGCGGTCGCCGAGGGTTTCGGCGAGGTCTGGCCGCAGGTACGCGGCCAGCCTGCTCTGCTTGTTCCGCAAGACGTTCGCTTCGATTCGGAGCCTGTCCGCGTCGAATCCCGCCGGGGCGTCGCCGTCGGCGAGGAGCGCCTTGAGCAGTTCGGCCTGCTGTCCGGCGAGCCGCTCGCGGGGCGAAGTCACGGCGAGACCGCTTCTCGCAGCGCGGCCAGTTCGGCGGCCAATTCGCTGTCAGGCGGGTAGTCGTCGTCGCGTTCCAACAGGACACCCGGCGGCGCCACCCGCTTCCGAAGCTCCCGCAGCAGGTCCAGCACCTCCGGGACCACCGGATGGGCATGCGTGTCGTGGTAGACGCCGTCGCGTTCGACACCGCCCGCCATATGCGTGTACGCCAGCCGCTCCCACGGGATCTCGTCGAGGAACCGTTCGGGATCGGTGCCGAGGTTGCGGGCGTTGGCGTACAGGTTGGCGACGTCGATGATCAGCAGGCAGCCCGTCCGGTCGGTGAGTTCTCGCAGGAACTCCGACTCGGTGAACTCCGCGTCCGGCCACTCCAGCACCGCCGCGATGTTCTCCAACGCGAACGGGACGTCCAAGATGGACTGGGTCAGTTCCACGTTGTCCACCAGGACGTCGAGCGCCTCCCGGGTGCGGGGGAGCGGCATCAGATGCCCGGAGTCGAGCCCGCCCGCGCGGACGAAGCACACGTGATCGCTGGCCATCGGCGCGCCGAGCTCGCGGGTGACCTCCGCGAGATGCTCGACGCGGGCGGTGTCCAGCGGCTCCGCCCCGCCCAGCGACAGCGAGACCGCATGCGGCAGGACCGGGATTCCCTTGTCGCGCAAGGCGATCAAGGTCTCGGGGAGATGATCGGCGTGCAGGTTCTCGGCGACGACCTCGACCCAGTCGACGCCGGGCAGCCGCGCGATCGACAGGTCCAGCTCGTGCCGCCAGCCGATGCCGATCCCGAGGTGGCCCGGACCGTCAGCCACCGCAACCCCCGCCTCCGCAGGAACTGCCACCGCCACCACCGCACGAACTCCCGCCGCCCGAGGAGCCGGTGCCGCAGGTGCTGCCGCCGGACGAACCACCGCCGCCGAACGCACTGGGCATGGGCGGCGGGATCAGCGCCGCGCTGAGCTCTTCGTCGGGGTAGAAGGCGAGCCCGCCGAGCGCGACCGCCGCGGCGGCACCGCCCAGCAGGGCGCCACCGGCCACACCGCCCACCGCGGGCGCGTTGGGGATTCCGCGCTTGCGCTCCCGCGCCAGGGCGCTGTTCGCGCTCCCGAGGATCCGGTTGCCTTCGCCGGTCGGGCGCGGTCCGGTCCGCTTGTTCTTGGCGGCCCGCGCGATCAGCGTCGCGATCCCGGCCGCGATCAGCAAGGGGATCAGGAAACCGACCGGGCGGTCGGCGGAGATCCCGGCGAACAGGCGCACCACGCCGAGGACGAGCACGGCGAGGTACAGGAAGAACACGACCCGGCGGATCCGCGGTGCCTGGTTGACGACGACGAGTCCCCGCGCCTCCAGATCCTTGCCGAGCGCCTGCATCGGCCCCGACATCCGCAGCCTGTCGCGAATGCCGCGGGTCGTGGCGTTGTGACCCGGCCTGGCGCCCTTGGCGACGGCCTTTTCGATCGGGTCGGCGGGCTCGGGTCCGGTCAGTTGGAGCTGCTTCGAGCTGCTGACCCGCAGCGTCCCGCGGTCGACCAACGCCGCGATGGCCGTGTCGACGACGCGGTCCGGGCCGCCGGCGAGATAGGCGAGCTCGTACACCGTCGGCTGCGGTCCGCTCACCGCGGCGCGCGGTGCCTTGCGGCCCAGTTTGACCGCTACCGTCCACAGGAGACCGAGGACCAGCGGGAACACCAGCAGGACGGCGTAGATCGCCAGGAAAGTGGGTCCGGGGATGCCCCAGGTGTCTTCCATCGCACGGGCCTTTCACGAGCAGGTGCACTTACCGTAGTCGGACGCTTTTCCGTCCGGTCGTGGTTCCCTCGGACCAGTCGATCAGCCCGGCGAACCGTCCGCGACGGCCGTTAGACCGTCAGGGTCAGGAGCCGCGCCGACCGCCGATCCGGATAGGCCTCGATGCCACCCAGCGCCACCGCGCCCATCGCGCCGGTGACGAGGTGCGGATCGTCGCCCGCGCGCGAGAGCGCCCGCTCGCCCGCTTTCGTGGTCCACACCGCGCGATGGACCCGTTCGAGCCGGACGGTGACGACGAACGCCGTCATCGCGACGGCGAGCGCGATTCCGGCGAGCACGACGGGCTGCCCGGAGACGACGACGGTGCGGACGAGCACCGCCGACCCGAGCACAACGAGCCCGAGTTGCGCGAAGGCCGCCGCTCTCCAGGCCCGGCGCGGACGGCCTTCCGGCACGACCAGGCCGCGGGCGAGCAACTCCGTCCGCAGCGAACGCATCGGCTCCGACGCGCGCAGCGGTTCGCGCACCCTCGCCGCCCGCACCTTGGGCAGGGTGTCCGCCACCGCGAGCACGAACGGGTCCGCGGGCCGCGCGGACGTCCGGCGCAGGACGCCGGAGCTGTCGATACGGGCCGCTCGCCGCTCGACGGCACCCGCGACGGCGGTGTCCGAGACCCGATCCGGGCCGCCGGCGAGGTAGGCGACCTGGTAGATCGTCCGCGGCGGTTCGCCGTCGTGGCGCCGGTTCCGCAGCCACCCGGTGTACGCCAGTGCCGCGAGGAGCGGAAGCGGGGCGAGCACTGCCATGACGGTCTCGAGTTCAGCCACCGCAACCACTTCCTCCGCCACCGCAACCACTTCCTCCGCCGCCGCAGGAGGAACCGCCGCCGCAGGACGAGCCCATCGCGAACGAAGCGCCTCCGCCGCACGAGGAACCGATCACGCCGGTGAACCAGCTGCGGGGCGTGGCACCGGTTTTGGCGAGTGCGGCCGCGACCACCGGATCGGGGTACGCCCTGAAACCGTGGAGGG contains these protein-coding regions:
- the hemG gene encoding protoporphyrinogen oxidase; protein product: MTTVAVVGGGISGLTAAYRLRTLLGEDARIVVFEATDSLGGKLRTIELAGERYDVGAEAFLARRPEALALVREVGLGESLVHPTKARAKIHAGGSVLGLPPGTVMGVPASADAVAGVLSEKGRALVEAEASLPSVELPAEDVPLGPLLRERFGDELVDRLVDPLLGGVYAGGADGLGLRATMPGLASAVDRGARSLTEGAASLMPASPSTAPVFGTLLGGLGTLIQRLAELSRAEIRTGTTVTALERTATGWKVDDLETDSVLLAVPAPSARRLLDGVAGVASSAFAEVELASMAVIALALPPGTELPESSGVLIGAGERDAAGKPFAAKAFTFSARKWAQYGDGPVLVRGSVGRFGEPGALHADDDELVRVVRDDLARLTGVTTAPIETLVTRWGGGLPQYGTGHLELVERIERAVAQVPGLAVAGATLHGVGLPACIATADAAARRIAGITPTHEGS
- the hemQ gene encoding hydrogen peroxide-dependent heme synthase gives rise to the protein MARLNYNELNDTIRYTAWSVFRAEQGKLGEDREKATAETTEYLDALEAKGVVVRGLYDLSGLRADADYMVWWHAEEIEQVQAAYSGFRHTPLGRASVPVWSQVALHRPAEFNKSHIPAFLAGEEARKFICVYPFVRSYEWYLLPDDERRKMLADHGKEARDYPDVRANTVASFALGDYEWILAFEADELHRIVDLMRHLRGTEARLHVREEIPFYTGTKVEPAELITLLP
- a CDS encoding CoA transferase; amino-acid sequence: MDSRVWTTLTGDTLAEDAVEVTGPESVLPGTFRVEEAATTSIAAATLAAGELLRLRGIEPGKVSVDTRHAAASFHSEQYIRVDGEPVPFSAPLSGDYRANDGWVRLHCNYPRHVAAVCWGLGVPATREAFEKVVAAKSKFEVESAVVGAGGAAAVLRSREEWLAHKQGQASSALPIAEIRTLGPSDPVRLFASDRPLGGVRILDLTHVIAGPVAGRVLAAHGATVMHIGSDRLPTVPPLAVDTGMGKLSAYVDLETEAGRSRLRKLIARADVVLQGFRPGSLVAKGFSPEALAELRPGIVVADLSAYGWEGPWARRRGFDSLVQMASGIADEGGKTAGIDGPGPLPVQALDHATGWLTAAAIMTAVRRAVTEGGSQHVRTSLAGTGEWLNSLGRKESGPAEFDGSEWLEDADSPLGLLTRVKMAGTLPGANPFWVEGTRVSGSDRAVW
- a CDS encoding DUF692 family multinuclear iron-containing protein, yielding MADGPGHLGIGIGWRHELDLSIARLPGVDWVEVVAENLHADHLPETLIALRDKGIPVLPHAVSLSLGGAEPLDTARVEHLAEVTRELGAPMASDHVCFVRAGGLDSGHLMPLPRTREALDVLVDNVELTQSILDVPFALENIAAVLEWPDAEFTESEFLRELTDRTGCLLIIDVANLYANARNLGTDPERFLDEIPWERLAYTHMAGGVERDGVYHDTHAHPVVPEVLDLLRELRKRVAPPGVLLERDDDYPPDSELAAELAALREAVSP
- a CDS encoding TIGR04222 domain-containing membrane protein; the encoded protein is MEDTWGIPGPTFLAIYAVLLVFPLVLGLLWTVAVKLGRKAPRAAVSGPQPTVYELAYLAGGPDRVVDTAIAALVDRGTLRVSSSKQLQLTGPEPADPIEKAVAKGARPGHNATTRGIRDRLRMSGPMQALGKDLEARGLVVVNQAPRIRRVVFFLYLAVLVLGVVRLFAGISADRPVGFLIPLLIAAGIATLIARAAKNKRTGPRPTGEGNRILGSANSALARERKRGIPNAPAVGGVAGGALLGGAAAAVALGGLAFYPDEELSAALIPPPMPSAFGGGGSSGGSTCGTGSSGGGSSCGGGGGSSCGGGGCGG
- a CDS encoding TIGR04222 domain-containing membrane protein; translation: MAELETVMAVLAPLPLLAALAYTGWLRNRRHDGEPPRTIYQVAYLAGGPDRVSDTAVAGAVERRAARIDSSGVLRRTSARPADPFVLAVADTLPKVRAARVREPLRASEPMRSLRTELLARGLVVPEGRPRRAWRAAAFAQLGLVVLGSAVLVRTVVVSGQPVVLAGIALAVAMTAFVVTVRLERVHRAVWTTKAGERALSRAGDDPHLVTGAMGAVALGGIEAYPDRRSARLLTLTV